The Hymenobacter swuensis DY53 genome includes the window AGTGGCGACACGACCATATCAATGAGGCGGCGGGCGAGTTGGTAGGCCCAGTCGAGGTGGCCGATTTTGCCCAGTAGCAGCAGCAGCGCGCAGGCCCCGAATACCAGCCAGTAGGCCGTAAGGGCCAACCCCAGCCGCCGCCAGGTGCCCAGCAGCAACCCAATCAGCAGCAGGCATAGGCTGGTATAGAAGATGCCGTACGTGAGCATAGCCGGCAGGCTCTTTTTGGTGACGAGCGTGCTGGTGCCCTGCCGCAGACTCTCGGCCAGTGACGCCGGCAACACGGCCGCCCAGGCATCCGTGAGGACTTGGTACACCGGCCCCGAATTCATGCCCAGCAGAAACAAAACCACCACCAGCCCAGCAATGGCCGCGTAGCGCAGTCCGCGCTGCAAGGTAGGGCTCATGCGGCAGCCCGGCTGAAGGGGCGGGCCTCAGGGTGCAGGCGCGTTACCCACCACATCCAGAGCAGCAGAATACTCCCGTACACCACGAAGGTGAACGTGTAGTGGTGGTTAAACTCCACCGACTGCTGGTAGTAGTGGTGGTTGAGGGCCAGGGCCGCCACCCGCACCACGTTCAGTAGATAAATAGCGGCAATACCCAGCGGAATAAACCACAGCTTGCGCACCCCGCCGCCCGGAAACGCCAGCACAAAGCCCGCAAACAGCGCGTACAGCACCAGCCCGTTGCACGGGTCGCCCACGATAACGCCGGGGCGGCCGTCCATCACCAGCAGTCGGGGCTCGGCAGCATCTACGTGGGTAGCAAAGCCAAACACCCGCAACATTCCTGCACCGGCCGCCGCAATATTGCGCGACAGCACTCCATCCAGCCGACCGTCGAGGGCCAGATTCCGGTCGTAGAGAAAAAACCAGAGAAGGTATAGCCCGCCCGCAACCAGCAGGAAGCGCACCAGCGGGCGACGAGAAGAAGCTAGAGTAGCAGACATAGCAGCACAGCAGTGAATCACGAACTTACACGGTTCGGCCAACATACGCTAACCTGCCATTGACCGGATGGGTAGCCGTAGCGCGACCTACACAGTTCGCGCTACGACCGGTCGGCCTGACGCAGGGCGTAGAGAATAGGTTTGCTGGGGCTGGCGTCGAGTTGCAGGCTGGTTACCTGCAGGTTGAGCAGGTAGAGGCCATCCTCCACGTCATCGGGCACGAAGATGAGCTCGGTAATGGTGGCCGCGTGGCGGGTGGCCTGCGGGTACTGCCAGAACGCGTGGTGGGCCAGCAACTGGCCGCCGTCCTCTTCCCGGTCCACGCTGGGCAGGTCCAAGAGCAGGTGCTCGATGTGGTGCTGGGCCAGATAGTCGGCCAGGGCAGGCTCCAGATAGGTGGGGTTGGTGCCTGAGTACTGGCGGGTACGCTTGGCGCGGTGGTTGGGCAGGGTGCGCAGAATCAGGGCCTCGGGGCGCACGGTGGCTTCGGAGCCGCCTTCCAGCTCCCGGCGCACGTCGTCCAGCAGCACCACCTCGTCGCCGTTAGCCTGAGGCCGGGGCTGCACCGATATCAGCCGGGCCACGAACAAAAACCGGCGCAGGCAACGGTTGAGGGTAGCGGCCGGATCGGGCGAAATATGGCCGTAGCACTCCGTATGCGTGCCGTTGCCGTGGGGCGTGAGGTGCACGCGCTGGTAGTTGGTGCTGCCGCCCTGCGCCACGCTGCCCACAAAATCGCCCACCCGAATCACGTCGAACTGCACCGGCTCGGCCCAGAAGCAGTTCACTTGGTGTTCACCGGGAGCCAAAGGCAGCGAAATATCCAGCGGCGCGGTTGGGTCGAAGGCAAACGTGCGGTTGTGGTAAGGGTAGGTGGCGAGCATTGATTTGGGAATGGGTAGATGAATGGACGACACTATAGCCCGTCATACCGAGCTTGCTGAGGAATCTCGGTATGACGGGCTACTATCCGGATTCCTTCACTAACTCATTCAGAATTCGGCTGATTTCTTCGGCGTGGCTGAGGACCATGAAGTGGCCCCCACCGCGAATGAGGTACTCCACCGGCGTGGGGCCGGGCGGAAACACCCGGTCGCGGGTGCCCAGAATCTGGATGCTGTGGCCGACGCTGGTACTGTCCCAATGCAGCAGCCGGTGAATGGCCCAGCGGGTGTACACCGGCTCCATATCCTGCAGAATCTGCCGGAACAGGCGGTATTCGGCCCCGTTACGCACCCCAAAATACCACTGGCCGGCCCGCGGAAACAGCTTCAGCAGCTGGGGCGGCACCAGCCGGTACACCCGCGTGGCCCGTACTAGCCGCAGCAGCGGGGGCAGGCAGCTGGCATCGGGAATGCTACTGATGAGCACCGTCCGCAACCCCGGCCGCAACCGACTGATTTCCAACGCCACCACCCCTCCGAACGACACGCCCACCAGTAGCCCTTGCGCCTCCACCGGAATCGAGGTGGCCATGCGGGCCGCGTAATGCGGCAGTGTTTCCTCCGGCTCGGGTGTCAGCCAGGATAGCAGGCAGGTTTCGCCACGCAACAACGGCTGCAGCCGCTGAAACACCCGCTCATCAGCCCCCAGCCCGGGAATGAGGTAGAACACGCGTTGTGAGAGTTGAATGATGAATTATGAGAGTTGAATTGCTGGCTTTTACAGCCGCTGAATTAGTACGATTAATTCATAACTCATCATTCCAGCCTTACGGCTCGATGCGGAGGAACACGTCTTCGAGGTAGAAGATGTTGTGGGGCTGGCCCGATTCATACTCTTCGGCTTCTTCGCTGTCGGCGTTCATGCTGATGTCGAAGGTGTCGTCATCCTCGCCTTCTTCCTCGTCCTCGAACAGGTCGGCGGGGTAGGTGCAGGAAAGCTTCAGGGCCACGTTGGGTAAGGGCACGGGCGGGTTAGCCTCACTGTTGTACTCGAGCAGGCATGGCCAGTCGCGCACGGTAGCCAGGGCATCGGCTACATCTTCCTGCAGGGCTTCAGCCCGCTCGGCGGCCACGCGCAGCAGCAGATCCAATTGCTGAAAGGTGAGGCCCAGGTGAAAAAAGTGCAGCTCATTATCGAAAAACGTCGTGGCCCAGATGGTGACGTCGTCGGAGTTATCGAACACAATGGCCGTCAGCTGCACCTGTTCGATGAAGAAGTCAGTATCGTCGGCCAGCGCGTCTATCAGTCGTCTCATAATCACTGGGTTGGCAAAGCCAGCGGGGCTTTGCGCGGTAAGCGACGCGGGGCGGCTGGAAGGAGTCCGGCCGGTCGGCTGTTTCAAAGAAAGGATAAAAGCCGAAAAAACCGTTGCGGCCCGCCGGAAAACCCACCGCCCCGGCCGTTATTCCTCGCCCTGAAACAGCTCCAGCGTGATGTGATCGGCCAGCAGCTTGCCCGCGTCGGTGAGGCGCAGCACTTGGCCTTCATCGAGGCGGGCCAGGCCGGTGGCTTGCAGCTGCGCCAGGTAGGCGGCGCGCTCCTGCAGCAGGTTCAGGCCCAGCTCGTCACGCAGGCGGCGCAGGTCGCAGCCCCGGGCGGTGCGCAGGCTGGTCATCAGGTACTCGTTGGCCTGGTCGCGGGGGCTGAGCTCTTCCACGGTGGCCGGCACGCGGCCTTCATCGAGCACGGCCGTCACATACTGCGGGTTATTGGACACGGTGTACTGCCGGCTGTGGCCGTTGAAGGAGTGCGCGCTCGGTCCCAGCCCCAGGTAGGGCACCCCGCGCCAGTACGCCGCGTTGTGCCTAGACTCGCGGCCGGGCCGGCAGAAGTTGCTGATTTCGT containing:
- a CDS encoding XrtX-associated membrane protein; this encodes MSPTLQRGLRYAAIAGLVVVLFLLGMNSGPVYQVLTDAWAAVLPASLAESLRQGTSTLVTKKSLPAMLTYGIFYTSLCLLLIGLLLGTWRRLGLALTAYWLVFGACALLLLLGKIGHLDWAYQLARRLIDMVVSPLPVIILVPLLHWQRRLAMSE
- the xrtX gene encoding exosortase X: MSATLASSRRPLVRFLLVAGGLYLLWFFLYDRNLALDGRLDGVLSRNIAAAGAGMLRVFGFATHVDAAEPRLLVMDGRPGVIVGDPCNGLVLYALFAGFVLAFPGGGVRKLWFIPLGIAAIYLLNVVRVAALALNHHYYQQSVEFNHHYTFTFVVYGSILLLWMWWVTRLHPEARPFSRAAA
- a CDS encoding cyclase family protein, yielding MLATYPYHNRTFAFDPTAPLDISLPLAPGEHQVNCFWAEPVQFDVIRVGDFVGSVAQGGSTNYQRVHLTPHGNGTHTECYGHISPDPAATLNRCLRRFLFVARLISVQPRPQANGDEVVLLDDVRRELEGGSEATVRPEALILRTLPNHRAKRTRQYSGTNPTYLEPALADYLAQHHIEHLLLDLPSVDREEDGGQLLAHHAFWQYPQATRHAATITELIFVPDDVEDGLYLLNLQVTSLQLDASPSKPILYALRQADRS
- a CDS encoding alpha/beta fold hydrolase, whose translation is MFYLIPGLGADERVFQRLQPLLRGETCLLSWLTPEPEETLPHYAARMATSIPVEAQGLLVGVSFGGVVALEISRLRPGLRTVLISSIPDASCLPPLLRLVRATRVYRLVPPQLLKLFPRAGQWYFGVRNGAEYRLFRQILQDMEPVYTRWAIHRLLHWDSTSVGHSIQILGTRDRVFPPGPTPVEYLIRGGGHFMVLSHAEEISRILNELVKESG